The Phyllostomus discolor isolate MPI-MPIP mPhyDis1 chromosome 4, mPhyDis1.pri.v3, whole genome shotgun sequence genome window below encodes:
- the LOC118499955 gene encoding UL-16 binding protein 5-like — translation MEPTGSQFGLALLVLMLLPGCPGAEDSVGNLKNAPSICSIFSVSASGPSWCVVRGKINEILFLKYTCRSLKAKPIGPLGVMLSATEAWDQWVEHWKDLVEELRKALLDNQQNIYRNYRKFARSRGEVEQCCRGRGQLCLCQYWNFILPKRPSSQGRTQKTVQDQQTGGEQRAGYQVGTEELSRPEADLFPMGVGTDPLSLQGSMKCQQESNGRPSAFWEFGVNGQRCLHFEVKNRRWTELHPGCRSLKETLDSDRDLTNLLVGISRGDCAKLLHQSTVLDTKEDAAPKLLRVWSSSTCVPSRRLPFRHPRVLNGRPPGTVIVRGIRRW, via the exons ATGGAGCCCACCGGGTCACAGTTCGGTCTCGCCCTGCTGGTCCTGATGCTGCTGCCGGGCTGTCCCGGGGCAGAGGATTCTGTTGGCAATCTGAAGA ATGCGCCCTCTATTTGCTCTATATTCAGTGTCTCTGCCAGTGGACCATCATGGTGTGTGGTTCGAGGCAAGATCAATGagatcctatttttaaaatatacctgtAGAAGTCTGAAGGCCAAACCCATCGGTCCCCTGGGGGTGATGCTGAGTGCCACAGAGGCCTGGGATCAATGGGTTGAACATTGGAAGGACCTGGTGGAAGAGCTCCGCAAGGCACTGCTGgacaatcaacaaaatatttacagaaactaTCGTAAGTTTGCACGATCCAGGGGAGAAGTAGAACAGTGTTGTAGGGGTAGGGGACAGTTGTGTTTATGTCAATATTGGAATTTTATCCTACCCAAGAGGCCCAGCAGCCAGGGTAGGACACAGAAGACAGTTCAGGACCAGCAGacaggaggggagcagagggctgggtACCAGGTGGGAACAGAGGAACTGTCAAGACCTGAGGCTGACCTCTTTCCCATGGGCGTGGGGACAGatcctctctccctgcagggcAGCATGAAGTGTCAGCAGGAATCCAATGGACGCCCCAGTGCATTCTGGGAGTTTGGGGTCAATGGGCAGAGATGTCTCCACTTTGAGGTGAAGAACAGACGCTGGACAGAGTTGCATCCTGGATGTAGATCATTAAAGGAGACACTGGACAGTGACAGAGATCTGACCAATCTCCTTGTTGGGATCTCACGTGGAGATTGTGCGAAGTTGCTTCATCAGAGCACAGTTCTGGACACAAAAG AAGATGCTGCTCCAAAGCTCCTGCGAGTGTGGTCTAGTTCCACATGTGTCCCTTCTCGTCGGCTGCCTTTCCGTCATCCCCGGGTGCTCAACGGAAGGCCTCCAGGAACTGTGATCGTTAGAGGCATCAGAAGATGGTGA